The DNA region CGATGAGGATCTTTTGAATCATAAAGACGACGAAACCACTAATCCCCGCTTTCGGGCGCTCTTTCGGCGAAGCGAGTTGGAGCGCGGAGCAGCGTTAATTAGTGGTTTTTGAAGGTTTAGGGTTAGCCCTGTTTAACTTTGAGGAGGCGCTGGCCGTATTCGACGGGCTGGCCGTTTTCGACGAGGGTCTCGAGGACCGTGCCTTTAACTTCGGCCTGGATCTCGTTCATGATCTTCATGGCCTCTATGATGCAGACCACGGTGGTCTCGGTGATCTTGGCGCCGTTTTCCACGAAAGACTTACTTTCGGGCGATGGGGAGCGGTAGAACGTACCGACCATCGGGGACTTGATGTAGATTACACCAGGTTCGTCGCCTGCGGGAGCGGGGACGAGCGTGATAGGCGCTGCGGAAGAGGCGGTCGGGGCGGCTGTGGGGGCCGATTCAGCGGGAAGCGCGTATTGGGTAGCGCGAGGGGCTGAAACGACGGGAAATTCGCCACGACGGATCTTCAGTTTGAAGCCCTCTTCTTCGACTGCGAACTCGGTGAGTTCGGAGCGCGTCATGAGGTCGATGATTTGTTTGATCTGTTTTAGGTCCAAGGTGGGCTTGGGTTGAGTTGGAGCAGGTACGGCTCTGTTAGTAGTCGAACCTGAGGGGGTCGTTCAAAAGAAGTTTTCGAAACCAAGGCAATCACTGATTTCTTGGGGAAAATCGCTGAAAAATCTAAAAAAAGGCTGGTTTTTTGCGAAAATCTCGAGGTTTTGGCGATTTTCTGAGACGCTAGCTTTCGCAGAAAACGCGAAAAAAGTGGGGCGTTGCGATAAGGGAAGAGGGCAGTCGCCAGAAATAATCTAATGGCGACTGCACTGCTCGGAATCACACGAGATCAGCTGACGGTGACCTGAAGGCCGGTCGGGGAGATTGCGAAATCGATGAAGCGGGCGCGCGGGTTAGGCGGAGAGGCTTCGAGTTTTTCGCGGATGCGGCTACCGGATTCGGAGTTTTTGGCGCAGATGAGCATGTAGCCGCCGCCGCCGGCCCCGAGGAGTTTGCAGGCACCGAGGTCGTCGCCGCAGGTGGCTATGATGCGTTCGATCTCGGGCGTGGTGGTGCCGGAATCGAGCTGCTTGTTGAGCTCCCAGGAGCGGGCGATGGCGCGTTGGACGGCGTGGGTGTCACCGCCGTGAAGGTCTTGATAGAGGTGGCGGGCGTTGGCGCGGATGGCTTCGAGGGTGCGCAGGGTTTCTGCGCGGCCGAGGAACATGTCGCGGACAATTTCCTGGAGGATGCCTTTGGCCATGCGAGTCGCTCCTGTATAATAGAGGAGGAGCTGGCGGTTGAGGATATCGGGGCCGACGAGTTGGGTGGGGAGATAGCGAATCGAAGGCTGCTGGGTCGCGCCGGGCTGGGTCTCAATGAACTTAAGACCGGGGAAGAGCGCGCCGGCCTGGTCCTGCCAGCCGCCGCCGGTGGTGAGGAGTTGTTCGACGCCGAGGACGCGGTTGTAGAGATCGAGATCGTCCCAGCCGAGACCGCAGGCGCGATTGAGCGCGCCGAGGATGGTTGCGGCGAGAATCGAGGACGTGCCGAGGCCGGAGCCTTTAGGGACGGCGCTCAGGAGGGAGATTTCCAGGCCGCCGCCGAGGGATTTGAGTTGGGAGCGGAGGGTTCGGTGAGGTTTGCCGGCGAAAAACTCCGGGAGAAAGCCGGCCATTGCTAGTGCCGCTTTGGGGAGGCTGAAGTGACCTCGGGGGTTTCGGAAATCGGCGAGCTCGTCGTAGGTGTTAACGGTTTCGGAGGAGCCGAGATCGATGGAGCGGAGCTGGAGGCAGGTGTCGGTGGTGGGGCGGACGAAGACTTGGATGGGGGGCTGGCCGTTGAGGAGGACGGCGACGTTGAGAACGGAGCCGCCGGCTTGGAGGCAGAAGGGCGGGGTGTCGGTCCAGCCGCCAGCGAGATCCAGACGCACGGGGCTGCGGCCCCAGACGATTTGGTCCTCTTTGAGGGAGCGTTGTGGGATCATCTTCGCCAGCTGGCGCGAAGTGACCATGGCGGTTTGAAGCTGAGCGAAACCCTCGCGAGTGAGCGCGGCACGAGCTTCGCCTTCGACGAGCTCTGAGAGCAGTAATGTGAAGCGGGCTTGTAGCTCGGGTTTGCGGACGGCGGCGGCGATGGCGGAGCGATTTTTGCGAAGCCAGCTGGCGAGTTGAGGAGCTTCGTTGCGGCAGAACGCGGCGAGTGCGGCACAGTCTTGTTCAAGGACGCTGGTATCGCCTTGGTCGATGAGGCGCTGGAAGTCGGCTTTGAATTGCTCGGCGTAGCCGGTGCTTCGTTGGGTGAAGTAGCGTTCGAAGTTGATCTGCTCAGAGATCTGCCGGGCGGAGATGCGCGATAGATTTTTTAGTTGGAGGCTGATTTCGAGATCGGGTTGATCCGCGAAAAACCAATCGAGCCACGCTTGTGAAATATCGCTGGCTGGCACGAGCGGATAGAGCGGCAGATCGAAGACGTCCTGTTTCTCGACCGGAAACCCGCGAGCGGCCAGCCACTCAGCGGCATCACGTCCGCAGATAGTGCCACCTGCGCCGGGCAGACCCCGGTAAGAATCGTCGATGTGGTAGGGTCGAAACACATAGGCGGTTTCGGCAACTGCGACGACATCGACGCAGGTATTGGGACTGAGGTGCGTGATACGTGCTTGAGCGGGCAGGCCGGTGAGCAGGTTGTGGCCTCCGAGGCGGATGGGTGTCGCTGCCTGCGAGGCCTCGATCCAGACAGCGGCGCGGCTTGTCGAAGTGAAGGAGTTCGCTGAAGCGGCGATGCAGAAGAAGCGTTGTACGGACGGGGAGTGGCGCTGCATCTCCTCGATGGATTCGAGAATCTGGCGG from Nibricoccus aquaticus includes:
- the accB gene encoding acetyl-CoA carboxylase biotin carboxyl carrier protein, producing MDLKQIKQIIDLMTRSELTEFAVEEEGFKLKIRRGEFPVVSAPRATQYALPAESAPTAAPTASSAAPITLVPAPAGDEPGVIYIKSPMVGTFYRSPSPESKSFVENGAKITETTVVCIIEAMKIMNEIQAEVKGTVLETLVENGQPVEYGQRLLKVKQG
- a CDS encoding bifunctional fucokinase/fucose-1-phosphate guanylyltransferase, translated to MQKLLMSQFVLTTSSQLASFSSQPVPQAANLRSYLAQLSRSTHLTADPKTQRLGSGGGTVNALHHAWTESNKTPNPVRTLSQWIDQQQRLVLHAGGESRRLPAYAAVGKAFIPMPREARVQPQLPQPKLADYQLPQMQQALNGAGSKASVMVASGDVWLDFEPAEIASVDTDITGIGMRVSAEVAQHFGVHFVPKSQDNSASGHTRPISFFLQKPSPAEIRHFEAKYDFYVDTGMWLFSADAVQFLFKRCGWSDTSQRFTTKTGLPLPLDLYTEIGCALGTETKPSPALKKLGLHKLSASVIPLEAAHFYHLGSSRQILESIEEMQRHSPSVQRFFCIAASANSFTSTSRAAVWIEASQAATPIRLGGHNLLTGLPAQARITHLSPNTCVDVVAVAETAYVFRPYHIDDSYRGLPGAGGTICGRDAAEWLAARGFPVEKQDVFDLPLYPLVPASDISQAWLDWFFADQPDLEISLQLKNLSRISARQISEQINFERYFTQRSTGYAEQFKADFQRLIDQGDTSVLEQDCAALAAFCRNEAPQLASWLRKNRSAIAAAVRKPELQARFTLLLSELVEGEARAALTREGFAQLQTAMVTSRQLAKMIPQRSLKEDQIVWGRSPVRLDLAGGWTDTPPFCLQAGGSVLNVAVLLNGQPPIQVFVRPTTDTCLQLRSIDLGSSETVNTYDELADFRNPRGHFSLPKAALAMAGFLPEFFAGKPHRTLRSQLKSLGGGLEISLLSAVPKGSGLGTSSILAATILGALNRACGLGWDDLDLYNRVLGVEQLLTTGGGWQDQAGALFPGLKFIETQPGATQQPSIRYLPTQLVGPDILNRQLLLYYTGATRMAKGILQEIVRDMFLGRAETLRTLEAIRANARHLYQDLHGGDTHAVQRAIARSWELNKQLDSGTTTPEIERIIATCGDDLGACKLLGAGGGGYMLICAKNSESGSRIREKLEASPPNPRARFIDFAISPTGLQVTVS